Proteins encoded together in one uncultured Desulfosarcina sp. window:
- a CDS encoding tyrosine-type recombinase/integrase, whose translation MMTLEPISIRTDFSQVVPQRHERFAAIIEPVAGQDDRPPTLEKFLCRMTQADLFGQEHLRPYFANLSRRRLSPNTIRSYQVTLFGFISFLKSKGRHFIETIVREDVEAYVEHEQDRGMRPSTVHARIRAVYAFIQFLVDHDTVNPNTLKRRIKIKLSDTLPRAIDPEDIRTLLAVISDPRDRAMILILLRTGMRIGELLNTRLADINLAERRIDIFEAQKNRVGRVVYISNDALAAIKRWLKVKKSISDFLFAGHRGRPPSYEAARLMFIRYLTKAGLVHKGYTLHALRHTCASELLNAGMRLECLQQMLGHANIEMTRRYARLTDTTRKTEYFKAMETIEKEGIGGHYRRDHSIQTIY comes from the coding sequence ATGATGACTCTCGAACCGATTTCCATCCGAACCGATTTTTCACAGGTCGTCCCCCAAAGGCATGAGCGCTTTGCCGCCATCATCGAACCGGTCGCAGGACAAGATGATCGCCCGCCAACCCTTGAAAAATTCCTGTGCCGGATGACCCAGGCGGACCTGTTCGGACAGGAGCACCTGCGTCCCTACTTTGCGAATCTGTCCCGCAGACGCCTCAGCCCGAATACCATCAGAAGCTATCAGGTGACCCTATTCGGGTTTATCTCATTTCTCAAATCAAAGGGCAGACATTTTATTGAAACTATTGTCCGAGAAGATGTCGAGGCATACGTGGAGCACGAGCAGGATCGTGGAATGCGCCCTTCAACGGTTCACGCCAGGATCCGAGCAGTGTATGCATTTATTCAATTTCTCGTCGATCATGATACCGTTAATCCCAACACCCTCAAAAGAAGGATCAAGATCAAGCTTTCCGATACGCTACCGCGCGCAATCGATCCCGAGGATATTCGAACGCTTTTGGCAGTCATTTCCGATCCACGAGACCGCGCCATGATCCTGATCTTATTGCGCACCGGTATGCGTATCGGCGAGTTGCTCAATACCCGGCTTGCCGATATCAATCTAGCCGAAAGGCGCATCGATATTTTTGAGGCGCAGAAAAACCGGGTTGGCCGGGTCGTCTACATCAGCAACGATGCCCTGGCCGCGATAAAGCGCTGGCTCAAGGTCAAAAAAAGCATCAGTGACTTCCTGTTCGCCGGGCATCGGGGGCGGCCGCCCAGCTATGAAGCGGCACGGCTCATGTTCATCAGATACCTGACCAAAGCCGGTCTGGTCCACAAAGGATACACGCTGCACGCGCTACGGCACACCTGTGCCAGCGAGCTGCTCAATGCGGGCATGCGCCTGGAGTGCCTGCAGCAGATGCTGGGACATGCCAACATCGAGATGACCCGGCGTTATGCCCGGCTGACCGACACCACGCGCAAGACAGAATATTTCAAAGCGATGGAAACTATCGAAAAGGAGGGAATCGGTGGCCATTACCGACGCGATCATTCAATACAGACGATTTATTAA
- a CDS encoding IS4 family transposase, protein MPDIVQSLKNLIESEAFCNRFKKRPEDFTRNRALPFKNLIYYMINLPAAAYETELYYLNKNLKGADIAEPLASKSALTKAREKLSHMAFIELNDYLVNLGQMRFAPNRWNGFFLLATDGTLCTLPTAKPVVEHFGQWHGRQGDPCPKARVSQLYDVLNNISVAASITSKCIGERELAAAHCAHLGPEDLMLLDRGYESFWLFKLIMASNANFCARVSCNKLKVVKAFLQSGEPDRIVKLSCTPNSARKCAEFELDKIPLKLRLIRVDLPTGETEVLITSLTDRGKYPVEIFGDLYHRRWPVEEDYKVMKSRIQIENFSGKTVHSVYQDFYAKVFTKNLAAILTQSVNDRIKTITSGRLYSYKANLTNVLAMLRHHIVVLFNRMQDLLCDNVSKIQDLIVRVLNEIRPGRSEPRAFKKKSRRKFSTAYKPIS, encoded by the coding sequence GTGCCGGATATAGTCCAATCTTTAAAAAATTTGATCGAATCCGAAGCTTTCTGCAATCGATTTAAAAAACGGCCCGAAGATTTTACCCGCAACCGGGCCTTGCCCTTTAAAAATCTCATTTACTACATGATCAATTTGCCCGCGGCGGCATATGAAACCGAATTGTACTATCTTAACAAGAACCTGAAAGGGGCGGACATCGCCGAACCCCTGGCTTCCAAAAGCGCATTGACCAAAGCCCGAGAAAAGCTGAGCCATATGGCCTTTATCGAACTCAACGATTATTTGGTGAATCTGGGCCAAATGCGTTTTGCGCCAAACCGTTGGAACGGGTTCTTTCTTTTGGCTACCGACGGTACGCTGTGCACCCTGCCCACGGCAAAACCGGTTGTCGAACATTTCGGTCAATGGCATGGGCGACAGGGCGATCCTTGCCCGAAAGCGCGCGTCTCGCAATTATACGATGTTTTAAACAATATTTCGGTAGCCGCGTCGATCACCTCAAAATGTATTGGCGAACGAGAACTGGCCGCCGCTCATTGTGCTCATCTCGGTCCAGAGGACTTAATGCTGCTGGACCGCGGCTATGAAAGTTTTTGGCTGTTCAAGCTGATCATGGCAAGCAACGCCAATTTCTGTGCCCGCGTGTCATGCAATAAGCTCAAGGTTGTCAAAGCGTTTTTGCAATCCGGAGAACCCGACCGAATCGTTAAATTATCCTGCACTCCCAATTCGGCTCGCAAATGCGCCGAATTCGAATTGGATAAAATACCGCTAAAACTTCGCCTGATACGGGTAGATCTGCCAACAGGCGAGACCGAAGTCCTGATCACCTCGCTAACCGACCGGGGAAAGTACCCGGTGGAGATTTTCGGTGATTTGTATCACCGCCGCTGGCCGGTGGAAGAAGACTACAAGGTGATGAAGTCGCGCATCCAAATCGAAAATTTCAGCGGTAAAACGGTTCATTCGGTTTATCAGGACTTTTACGCCAAGGTGTTCACCAAAAATTTAGCGGCTATTCTTACCCAGAGCGTCAATGATCGAATCAAAACGATTACGTCCGGACGCCTTTATTCATATAAAGCTAACCTTACCAATGTATTAGCGATGCTGCGCCACCACATTGTTGTATTGTTCAACCGGATGCAAGATCTACTATGTGATAATGTGTCGAAGATTCAAGACCTCATCGTACGTGTGTTAAACGAGATCCGGCCTGGCCGTAGCGAACCGAGGGCATTTAAAAAGAAAAGTCGGCGAAAATTTAGCACCGCGTACAAACCAATTTCTTAA
- a CDS encoding MBL fold metallo-hydrolase encodes MDAIKIVAMPLGPFQVFTYILSCRKTGDGAIIDPAGVPPAIFAALARENVTPLLILNTHGHPDHVLANAALKTELDIPVWMHADDNGLYADAPDVADLEQKTGLTVDTMADHLFSDGERIPLGETEIRVLHTPGHTPGSCCFLVDGHLFTGDTLFVGDVGRTDLKGGSLDQLIHSIETKLLDLPENTCIWPGHDYNIDASIPQGQAPSTLGKEKEENPYITDFILDP; translated from the coding sequence ATGGACGCCATCAAGATCGTTGCAATGCCCCTGGGACCCTTTCAGGTGTTCACCTACATCCTTTCCTGTCGAAAGACTGGCGACGGCGCCATTATCGATCCCGCCGGGGTCCCGCCGGCCATTTTCGCCGCGCTGGCCCGGGAAAACGTAACGCCCCTCCTGATTCTCAACACCCACGGCCATCCGGACCACGTGCTGGCCAATGCGGCCCTGAAAACGGAACTGGACATACCGGTCTGGATGCACGCGGATGACAACGGTCTGTACGCCGACGCACCGGACGTGGCCGATCTCGAACAAAAGACCGGCCTGACCGTCGACACCATGGCTGACCATCTGTTTTCCGATGGAGAACGAATTCCGCTGGGAGAAACCGAAATCCGGGTGCTGCATACGCCGGGACACACCCCGGGTTCCTGCTGTTTCCTGGTGGACGGCCACCTGTTCACCGGCGACACCCTTTTCGTGGGTGACGTTGGCCGCACCGATCTGAAAGGCGGATCACTGGACCAGCTGATCCACAGCATCGAAACCAAACTTCTGGATCTTCCCGAAAACACCTGCATCTGGCCGGGACACGATTACAATATCGATGCGTCAATACCCCAGGGACAGGCCCCGTCAACGTTGGGGAAAGAGAAAGAGGAAAATCCCTACATCACGGATTTCATTCTTGACCCTTAG
- a CDS encoding DUF4136 domain-containing protein, with protein sequence MRPFSIAIVLFLLSACTSVQVSQDYDPLTDLSHRGTWQWREAVQPPVGDLRIDNPLLDRRIRTAVANNLEGRGIVRAGDRPELSLSYHLVLERKIESDTTHTSMGFGRYYYPWYGGIGTETSIRQYDESRLTIDIHEVDTGQLLWRGVGTYRFRTYKTPQDAADAMQKIVDKILSQFPPVS encoded by the coding sequence ATGAGACCATTTTCGATTGCCATTGTGCTGTTTTTGCTTTCCGCTTGCACCAGTGTTCAGGTCAGCCAGGACTACGATCCCCTTACAGATCTTTCGCACCGTGGAACGTGGCAGTGGCGTGAGGCGGTTCAGCCGCCGGTTGGGGACCTGCGTATCGACAACCCCTTGCTGGACCGGCGAATCCGCACCGCGGTGGCCAATAACCTGGAAGGCCGGGGGATCGTCCGCGCCGGCGACCGGCCGGAACTTTCTTTGAGCTATCATCTGGTTCTCGAGCGTAAAATCGAGAGCGACACCACCCACACCTCCATGGGCTTCGGGCGCTACTATTATCCCTGGTACGGCGGCATCGGCACCGAAACAAGTATCCGGCAATATGACGAAAGCCGCCTGACCATCGACATCCATGAGGTTGATACCGGCCAATTGTTGTGGCGGGGGGTGGGCACCTACCGGTTCAGAACCTATAAAACACCCCAGGATGCCGCCGACGCGATGCAGAAGATTGTGGATAAGATTCTATCACAGTTTCCCCCGGTCAGCTAA
- a CDS encoding 6-phosphofructokinase: MPLPSNIHLDKMLEHPTVADAVADENLELKERIAYQPPACEVFRQPFTRLETDDQYHFEIDKEAKRQLAHIIGNTVQRVKGSDDLKDGAKEDYRQPRNIGIVFSGGPAPGGHNVIAGLFDAAKRANHRTKIFGFLMGPDGIINGDCVELTRELVDRYRNVGGFTMIKTGRTKIDNRKKMDLSRETCKRLGLNALVVVGGDDSNTNAAFLAQEMFDDGIQVIGVPKTIDGDIQVRDANGKVLCAMSFGFHTAARAFSQAIANLCTDSSSDVKYWHVCKVMGRVASHLALEVALQTHANMTLIGEDLADYVDHARLEKAAAKGVVDYTAYGMTLRHLSRVVCDAIMDRAAVGKNYGVLVVPEGVLEFINEIQTFIIKLNTIIGDYNKLHDRDFHTAFLTLEDKLEYLRRLVRGIRKDVSYNVWNARDDELFNDIPDFFQEGLLTERDSHGNFQFSQVKTEKVLLDLVKDYLGILKEKGRYKIGIDETQFAKTLEKGDLDPEIYGPILFENWKQAPYLMMKPTIISKKTLKAALVKAGFLSDDDSVPAPIEAVYEQSVPKFKTQTHFYGYDGRGSDPTRFDCIYTYNLGQTVFSLIANGATGQMAAILNLEQDFSRWRPIGIPIAPLMHLEERKGKLELVLEKSVVDVNAPAFRVVKAFRDKWLAATPGGDHYRHPGPIRFTGNSEEDRPITLLLNAMAKNLVEPEEETVG, from the coding sequence ATGCCGCTACCATCCAATATCCACCTCGATAAAATGCTCGAACACCCGACGGTTGCCGACGCCGTTGCCGACGAGAACCTGGAACTGAAAGAGAGAATTGCCTATCAGCCCCCGGCATGCGAGGTTTTCCGTCAGCCGTTCACCCGGTTGGAAACCGACGATCAATACCATTTCGAGATCGACAAAGAGGCCAAACGGCAGCTTGCCCACATCATCGGCAATACGGTCCAGCGCGTCAAAGGAAGCGACGACCTCAAGGATGGGGCAAAGGAGGACTATCGGCAGCCGCGCAACATCGGCATCGTCTTTTCCGGCGGCCCTGCCCCCGGCGGGCACAATGTGATTGCCGGGCTGTTCGATGCGGCCAAACGGGCCAATCACCGGACGAAAATATTCGGATTTCTGATGGGGCCCGACGGCATCATCAACGGGGACTGCGTTGAACTGACCCGGGAGCTTGTGGACCGCTACCGCAATGTGGGCGGGTTCACCATGATCAAGACCGGCCGCACCAAAATCGACAACCGCAAGAAGATGGACCTCTCCCGGGAAACCTGCAAGCGCCTGGGACTCAACGCTCTGGTAGTGGTAGGCGGCGACGACTCCAACACCAACGCCGCTTTTCTGGCCCAGGAAATGTTCGACGACGGCATTCAGGTGATCGGCGTGCCCAAAACCATCGACGGCGACATCCAGGTCCGCGACGCCAACGGCAAGGTTTTGTGCGCCATGTCCTTCGGGTTCCACACCGCTGCGCGCGCCTTCTCCCAAGCCATCGCCAACCTGTGCACCGATTCCAGTTCCGATGTGAAATACTGGCACGTATGCAAGGTCATGGGTCGGGTCGCCAGCCACCTGGCCCTGGAGGTGGCCCTGCAGACCCACGCCAACATGACCCTGATTGGCGAAGACCTTGCCGACTATGTGGATCACGCCCGGCTGGAGAAAGCCGCTGCAAAGGGCGTGGTGGATTACACCGCCTATGGCATGACGTTGAGGCACCTTTCCCGGGTCGTCTGCGATGCCATCATGGACCGGGCCGCCGTTGGGAAAAATTACGGTGTGCTCGTGGTTCCCGAAGGCGTGCTGGAGTTCATCAACGAGATTCAAACCTTCATCATCAAACTCAATACGATCATCGGCGATTACAACAAGCTGCACGACCGGGATTTCCACACCGCTTTTCTCACCCTGGAGGACAAACTGGAATACCTGCGCCGGCTGGTGCGGGGAATCCGCAAGGACGTCTCCTACAATGTATGGAATGCGCGTGACGACGAACTGTTCAACGACATTCCCGATTTTTTCCAGGAAGGACTGCTCACCGAACGGGACAGCCACGGAAACTTTCAGTTCTCCCAGGTCAAGACGGAAAAAGTGCTGCTGGACCTGGTCAAGGACTACCTCGGCATTCTCAAGGAGAAAGGCCGCTACAAGATCGGCATCGATGAGACCCAGTTCGCCAAAACCCTGGAAAAAGGCGACCTGGACCCCGAAATTTACGGGCCGATCCTTTTCGAAAACTGGAAGCAGGCCCCGTACCTGATGATGAAACCGACCATTATTTCCAAAAAAACCCTGAAAGCAGCGCTGGTCAAGGCCGGCTTCTTAAGTGACGATGATTCCGTGCCGGCGCCCATCGAGGCCGTTTATGAACAGTCGGTTCCCAAGTTCAAGACCCAGACCCATTTTTACGGCTATGACGGAAGGGGCAGCGACCCCACGCGGTTCGACTGCATCTACACCTACAACCTGGGGCAAACCGTGTTCAGTTTGATCGCCAACGGCGCCACCGGACAGATGGCCGCCATCTTGAACCTGGAGCAGGACTTTTCCCGCTGGCGCCCCATCGGCATCCCCATCGCACCGCTGATGCACCTGGAGGAGCGCAAGGGCAAACTGGAACTGGTGCTGGAAAAAAGCGTGGTGGATGTCAACGCCCCGGCCTTCAGGGTCGTCAAGGCCTTCCGTGACAAGTGGCTGGCCGCCACCCCCGGCGGCGACCACTACCGGCACCCCGGCCCGATCCGCTTTACCGGCAACAGCGAAGAAGACCGCCCCATTACGCTGCTGCTCAACGCCATGGCCAAGAATCTTGTGGAGCCGGAAGAGGAGACGGTCGGGTAG
- a CDS encoding glutamine amidotransferase, with translation MKPILIVKTGGTYPDMADRFGDFEDWFLQRLDRASQPIDIVRPHVGEKLPPLEPLGGIIITGSHDMVTDRHPWSERTALWVKEAVTSEIPVLGVCYGHQLLAHALGGIVGDNPRGKEFGTVAIRLSSRVGKDQLFQGLPAVFDAQACHSQSVLQLPVGATLLASSEMDPHHAFSVGECAWGVQFHPEFNAEVLRHYIRRFADELAAQGSEVDGLLEGVRETPISEGLLRRFQQLCR, from the coding sequence ATGAAACCCATCCTGATTGTCAAAACCGGTGGAACCTATCCCGACATGGCGGACCGCTTCGGCGATTTCGAAGACTGGTTCCTCCAGCGGCTGGACCGTGCGTCGCAGCCCATCGATATCGTCCGCCCCCATGTCGGGGAAAAATTGCCGCCGCTGGAGCCGCTGGGCGGTATAATCATTACCGGCAGCCACGACATGGTTACTGACAGGCATCCCTGGAGCGAAAGGACCGCCCTTTGGGTCAAAGAGGCCGTAACGAGCGAGATCCCGGTGCTGGGGGTCTGTTACGGACATCAACTGTTGGCCCACGCGCTGGGCGGCATCGTGGGAGACAACCCCAGAGGCAAGGAGTTCGGTACCGTGGCGATTCGACTCAGCAGCCGGGTCGGCAAGGACCAGCTGTTCCAGGGGCTGCCGGCCGTTTTCGACGCACAGGCCTGCCACAGCCAGAGCGTCCTGCAATTGCCGGTCGGCGCGACCCTTCTGGCATCCTCCGAAATGGACCCGCACCATGCCTTTTCCGTGGGCGAGTGTGCCTGGGGCGTTCAGTTTCACCCCGAATTCAACGCCGAGGTGCTGCGGCATTACATCCGGCGGTTTGCCGACGAGCTTGCGGCCCAGGGAAGCGAGGTCGACGGCCTGCTGGAGGGCGTCCGGGAAACGCCGATCAGCGAAGGGCTGCTGCGGCGATTTCAGCAATTGTGCCGATAA
- a CDS encoding transporter substrate-binding domain-containing protein: MKRGLFTALAIVAAVAFCMGTAFGADIELAKKSHLQKILERGELRVGFESGYMPFEMTNKKGEFIGFDMDFGRRMAKAMGVKFVPVNTAWDGIIPALVTDKFDIIMGGMTITQERNLKVNFSDPYIVVGQAILLNNKYEGTIKSYKDLNDPKYIVTSRMGTTGEQSIKRMIPKATYKGFESEAEAGMEVINGKAAALVYDLPFIGVLYSSQGKGKTVFLDQPFTYEPLAWAINQGDPDFLNWLNNFLRQCKGDGFYDKVYSKWILNSDWKKELQ; encoded by the coding sequence ATGAAAAGAGGTTTATTTACCGCGTTGGCAATTGTCGCCGCAGTGGCCTTTTGCATGGGGACGGCTTTCGGGGCGGACATCGAGCTGGCCAAGAAATCCCATCTTCAGAAGATCCTGGAAAGAGGCGAGTTGCGTGTTGGTTTCGAATCCGGCTACATGCCCTTTGAAATGACCAACAAAAAAGGCGAATTCATCGGTTTCGATATGGACTTCGGACGGCGCATGGCCAAGGCCATGGGCGTTAAGTTCGTTCCCGTGAACACCGCCTGGGACGGCATTATTCCCGCCCTGGTCACCGACAAGTTCGACATCATCATGGGCGGCATGACCATCACCCAGGAGAGAAACCTGAAGGTCAATTTTTCCGATCCGTATATCGTCGTAGGGCAGGCCATCCTCCTCAACAATAAGTACGAGGGCACGATCAAATCCTACAAAGATCTCAACGACCCCAAATACATCGTTACCTCCCGCATGGGCACCACCGGTGAGCAGTCCATCAAGCGCATGATTCCCAAGGCCACCTACAAAGGCTTCGAGTCCGAAGCCGAAGCCGGCATGGAAGTGATCAACGGCAAAGCCGCCGCGCTGGTCTACGACCTGCCCTTTATCGGTGTGCTCTATTCCAGCCAGGGAAAGGGCAAAACCGTATTTCTGGATCAGCCCTTCACCTATGAGCCGTTGGCATGGGCCATCAATCAGGGCGATCCCGACTTCCTCAACTGGCTGAACAATTTCCTCAGGCAGTGCAAGGGAGATGGTTTCTACGACAAAGTCTACAGCAAATGGATCCTGAATTCCGACTGGAAAAAGGAACTCCAGTAA
- a CDS encoding ABC transporter permease subunit (The N-terminal region of this protein, as described by TIGR01726, is a three transmembrane segment that identifies a subfamily of ABC transporter permease subunits, which specificities that include histidine, arginine, glutamine, glutamate, L-cystine (sic), the opines (in Agrobacterium) octopine and nopaline, etc.) — protein MSEENSQRITGRPANYNRWVMVFCFGVLVFLGLFYYASQKIAYNWRWNRTPIYFAYQDDIHVTSAIDGEVSSIEKDGSKVIITVKGIGEEADYSAPAGSVKVSKGEFISPGDTLAVYKKWKAGLLVIGLWITLQISVMATIFGVIIGVISGLMRISDNPALRWTSIVYVELIRGSPLMVQILIWYFVLGTLINDLLASYGIGQIPAFWYGVASLACFAGAYVSEIVRAGIQSIHRGQTEAARSLGMSYAQSMRYIILPQALRRILPPLAGQFISLIKDSSLLGIIAIRELTKAAREAVTATLQPFEVYILLGLLYLVLTFTLSMYVQYLERRMATS, from the coding sequence ATGAGTGAAGAAAACAGTCAGCGCATAACAGGAAGACCCGCCAACTACAACCGCTGGGTCATGGTATTCTGTTTCGGTGTTTTGGTTTTTCTGGGCCTGTTTTACTATGCGTCCCAGAAGATCGCATACAACTGGCGGTGGAACCGAACTCCCATCTATTTTGCCTACCAGGATGACATCCATGTTACCTCTGCCATCGACGGCGAGGTATCTTCCATCGAAAAGGATGGCAGCAAGGTCATCATCACCGTCAAAGGCATCGGCGAGGAGGCAGACTATAGCGCCCCGGCCGGCAGCGTGAAGGTGAGTAAAGGCGAATTCATTTCCCCGGGCGATACCCTGGCGGTCTACAAAAAGTGGAAAGCCGGCCTTCTGGTGATCGGTTTGTGGATCACGCTGCAGATCAGCGTCATGGCCACGATATTCGGCGTGATTATCGGCGTGATCAGCGGGTTGATGCGCATTTCCGACAACCCGGCCCTTAGATGGACGTCCATCGTTTATGTGGAACTGATCCGCGGGTCGCCGCTGATGGTCCAGATCCTGATCTGGTATTTCGTGCTGGGTACTCTGATCAACGACCTGCTTGCGTCCTACGGCATCGGACAGATTCCGGCCTTCTGGTACGGCGTCGCCTCGCTGGCCTGCTTTGCCGGCGCCTACGTTTCGGAAATCGTGCGGGCGGGCATCCAGTCCATTCACCGTGGACAGACCGAAGCGGCCCGCAGCCTGGGAATGAGCTATGCGCAGTCCATGCGCTACATCATTCTGCCCCAGGCTCTGCGCCGGATCTTGCCGCCCCTTGCCGGACAGTTCATCAGCCTGATCAAGGATTCCTCGCTGCTGGGCATCATCGCCATCCGAGAGTTGACCAAGGCGGCCCGCGAGGCGGTTACGGCAACGCTTCAGCCTTTCGAAGTCTATATTCTTCTGGGGTTGTTGTACCTGGTGCTCACCTTTACCCTTTCCATGTACGTGCAATATCTTGAGAGAAGGATGGCCACATCGTGA
- a CDS encoding amino acid ABC transporter ATP-binding protein, whose protein sequence is MIQAKNVYKTFYAPHEINALVDVTASIEPGEVVVVIGPSGSGKSTFLRCLNRLEHATSGHIFIDGIDILDQRTDINKVRAEVGMVFQSFNLFPHKTVLENVTLAQKVVRKRKGEAAHDKAMALLNKVGISDKINVFPDQLSGGQQQRVAIARALAMEPKVMLFDEPTSALDPEMIGEVLDVMKTLAKEGMTMVVVTHEMGFAREVADRVIFMDAGAIVEEGTPEHFFTNPTHDRTKLFLSQIL, encoded by the coding sequence GTGATACAGGCAAAAAACGTATACAAGACCTTTTACGCTCCCCACGAAATCAACGCCCTGGTGGATGTCACCGCCAGTATCGAGCCCGGTGAAGTGGTGGTGGTGATCGGCCCTTCGGGATCCGGCAAGAGTACTTTTCTGAGGTGCCTCAACCGGCTGGAGCATGCCACCAGCGGGCATATTTTCATCGACGGCATCGACATCCTGGATCAGCGCACCGATATCAACAAGGTGAGGGCTGAGGTGGGCATGGTGTTCCAATCCTTCAACCTGTTCCCCCACAAAACAGTGCTGGAAAACGTGACCCTGGCCCAGAAAGTGGTCCGCAAACGCAAAGGCGAAGCTGCCCACGACAAAGCCATGGCCCTTTTGAATAAAGTGGGGATCAGCGACAAGATCAATGTCTTCCCGGATCAGCTCTCCGGTGGCCAGCAGCAGCGGGTGGCCATCGCCCGGGCCCTGGCCATGGAACCCAAAGTGATGCTCTTCGACGAGCCGACCTCGGCATTAGATCCGGAGATGATCGGCGAGGTGCTGGACGTCATGAAAACCCTGGCCAAGGAAGGCATGACCATGGTGGTGGTGACCCACGAAATGGGCTTTGCCCGCGAGGTGGCCGACCGCGTGATCTTCATGGATGCCGGGGCCATCGTGGAAGAGGGTACCCCGGAGCATTTCTTTACCAACCCCACCCACGACCGGACCAAGCTGTTTCTCAGTCAGATTTTGTAA
- a CDS encoding alpha/beta hydrolase, with amino-acid sequence MAANRRGEETVLYFQANGTNISQKSFRLDTFKEMGVNALMIDYRGYGRSTGRIGKEQHIYTDGQTAWNYLVDEKRIDQEDIIVWGRSLGGAVAVEIARGKRIAALILESTFFSLDAVARRQYWFLPTTRLLKFHFENGSKLKQVRAPIVIIHSMEDDYVPFSHAHELYEAAPEPRCLIGTTGSHIDSFDHRQAFFGSLVDRSGNRQQVLSRMMKTIGLDNASAPQRLTKSD; translated from the coding sequence GTGGCTGCAAACCGGCGCGGCGAAGAAACCGTCCTTTATTTCCAGGCCAACGGCACCAACATCAGCCAGAAAAGCTTCCGGTTGGACACGTTCAAAGAGATGGGCGTCAATGCCCTGATGATCGACTACCGGGGATATGGAAGGAGTACGGGCAGGATCGGAAAGGAGCAGCATATCTATACGGACGGGCAGACGGCCTGGAACTATCTGGTCGACGAAAAGCGGATCGATCAGGAGGATATCATCGTTTGGGGGCGATCTCTGGGCGGGGCTGTGGCGGTGGAAATCGCCAGGGGCAAAAGAATTGCAGCTTTAATTCTGGAATCGACGTTCTTCTCCCTGGATGCCGTTGCCCGGAGGCAATACTGGTTTCTCCCGACGACCAGGCTGCTGAAGTTTCATTTCGAAAACGGCAGCAAACTGAAACAGGTCCGCGCACCGATCGTCATCATTCACAGCATGGAAGACGATTACGTTCCGTTCAGCCATGCTCACGAACTGTACGAGGCCGCCCCGGAGCCTCGTTGCCTGATCGGGACGACCGGCTCGCACATCGACAGCTTCGACCACCGGCAGGCATTTTTCGGATCGTTAGTGGATCGTTCCGGCAACAGGCAGCAGGTGTTGTCCAGGATGATGAAAACCATTGGCCTGGATAACGCATCGGCCCCCCAACGCCTTACAAAATCTGACTGA